In Candidatus Nitrosarchaeum limnium SFB1, the following proteins share a genomic window:
- a CDS encoding hypothetical protein (hypothetical protein Nmar_1513), translated as MVYKLEVTIDVIIHATEDISKFLKSFEDMFELKDIFTVNQTTGHFENPITLLNANFGKNQAQYFVERFVGSLSSEQKKELVEQIEERTVDSRFHIRLDKQEFIKGNLAFKEKDTIKIKIHTPIYNKKDTVKIFSDILQNAN; from the coding sequence ATGGTTTACAAATTAGAAGTTACAATTGATGTTATAATACACGCAACAGAAGACATTTCAAAATTCTTGAAATCGTTTGAGGATATGTTTGAATTAAAAGACATCTTTACAGTAAATCAAACAACAGGTCATTTTGAAAATCCAATAACATTACTAAATGCAAATTTTGGAAAAAATCAGGCTCAATATTTTGTTGAGAGATTTGTAGGTTCTTTATCAAGTGAACAAAAAAAGGAGTTAGTTGAACAAATAGAAGAAAGAACAGTTGATTCTAGATTTCACATTAGATTAGATAAACAAGAATTCATTAAAGGAAATTTAGCATTTAAAGAAAAAGATACTATTAAGATAAAAATTCACACTCCAATTTACAATAAAAAAGATACAGTCAAAATATTCAGTGACATACTCCAGAATGCCAACTAG
- a CDS encoding hypothetical protein (hypothetical protein Nmar_1504), which translates to MLSFKIIKIDIFQSYFFGDIEFRTDKYKVNIQNQKRGKVLKLPFGIIPKKEKMIVRLTGHEDLFVEDYLPYQGESEWLEIDSDEITYFLADHQDKFDTIEIMDN; encoded by the coding sequence ATGCTAAGTTTTAAAATAATCAAAATAGACATTTTTCAAAGTTATTTTTTTGGTGATATTGAATTTAGAACGGATAAATACAAAGTAAACATACAAAATCAAAAAAGAGGCAAAGTCCTCAAATTACCATTCGGTATAATTCCAAAAAAAGAAAAGATGATTGTGAGATTGACAGGACATGAAGATCTCTTTGTTGAGGATTATTTGCCATATCAAGGTGAATCAGAATGGTTAGAAATTGATTCTGATGAGATCACATATTTTCTAGCTGATCATCAAGACAAATTTGATACGATTGAAATAATGGATAATTGA
- a CDS encoding hypothetical protein (hypothetical protein Nmar_1505) has product MKWPGMGDPYKRSKTLRFLVLSACVGAVAVLITVLVVNPLIGEQPRNACINDIAKNWKISFTVELYVDNKKADIPANVGFMEGGCQRAIYTLSDDGTIYAEWKEDPNFEIGHFLWIFKFPLRDMDETKSAIYVNDRLSENFISTPLQDGYHYKAMFTSKAYDESKDKDFLPPQN; this is encoded by the coding sequence ATGAAATGGCCAGGTATGGGAGACCCATACAAGAGAAGCAAAACTTTAAGATTTTTAGTTTTAAGTGCATGTGTAGGTGCTGTTGCAGTATTAATTACAGTTTTAGTAGTAAATCCACTCATTGGTGAACAACCACGAAATGCGTGTATTAATGATATTGCAAAAAATTGGAAAATATCATTTACCGTTGAACTTTATGTAGACAATAAGAAAGCAGACATTCCAGCTAATGTTGGTTTTATGGAAGGTGGATGTCAAAGGGCAATTTACACATTAAGTGATGATGGAACCATTTATGCCGAATGGAAAGAAGATCCTAATTTTGAAATAGGGCACTTTTTGTGGATTTTCAAATTCCCTCTTAGAGACATGGATGAAACAAAATCAGCAATCTATGTTAATGATAGATTATCGGAGAATTTCATCAGCACTCCATTACAAGATGGTTATCATTACAAGGCAATGTTTACTTCAAAGGCATATGATGAATCAAAAGACAAGGATTTCTTGCCACCTCAAAATTAA
- a CDS encoding ammonia monooxygenase, subunit B (AmoB): protein MLIIDVKHIRIRSILVMKVKYITMCIIILNIRTMVEKKIFVLGLTAVLALGTLGFNWVDSILPTADAHGVQAQLQSRFVRIEDETFNRQSLQTGETLTVKGTLVSLVERDLRGWLSIFSESTNAGNRWEMLARDPPGNVFDIPGNSVVDYELSAKALEAGVYHVHTQLNIAKVGPGLGPGQTVVVEGEPILKPIPYTNIAYQSIIIGVGYVITFATRPWQVI from the coding sequence ATGTTAATCATCGATGTTAAACATATTCGTATCAGGTCGATACTCGTTATGAAGGTAAAATATATAACAATGTGTATTATCATTCTGAATATTAGGACTATGGTCGAAAAAAAGATTTTCGTATTAGGACTTACTGCTGTACTAGCATTAGGTACACTTGGTTTCAACTGGGTTGATTCCATATTACCAACTGCAGATGCACACGGTGTCCAAGCACAACTTCAGAGTCGTTTCGTCAGAATTGAAGATGAAACTTTCAACAGACAGTCCCTACAAACTGGTGAAACTTTAACCGTTAAAGGTACGTTAGTCAGTCTTGTAGAAAGAGATCTAAGAGGATGGTTATCCATTTTCTCAGAGTCCACTAATGCAGGTAACAGATGGGAGATGCTCGCAAGAGACCCACCAGGAAACGTCTTTGACATTCCAGGAAACTCTGTAGTAGATTATGAATTATCTGCAAAAGCACTTGAAGCAGGTGTATACCATGTACACACCCAACTCAACATTGCTAAAGTGGGTCCAGGACTCGGTCCAGGTCAAACAGTAGTCGTTGAAGGAGAACCAATTCTCAAACCAATTCCATACACCAACATCGCATATCAATCAATTATCATCGGCGTTGGTTATGTAATCACGTTTGCAACAAGACCCTGGCAAGTAATCTAA
- a CDS encoding phosphoesterase DHHA1, with amino-acid sequence MTKTLDESLSFFKDKISDCIKSRKSISVTTHIDCDGLTSGSIITKALIRAGAKCTIRTSKEFSKKVIESLKKDSREFHVITDLAGGFSKNLDESLGENWIVLDHHQISEDEKENQNVINAWKYGIDGGTEICAGGMAYLAAMALDDKNTDLSAIAVVSALGDRQDQGERKSFIGKNYEIANIAKEEGLVDIDLDLLLVGRETRPLPDALAFTSQPFIEGLTWNRDACLSLLNSSGIQLKDGGRWRVPAELNDEEKRTVIETITKFTSGKNATEIMSELIGYTYTFPREDKRSFLRDGREFSTMLNSCGRISRSGVGIAVCMGDRNKILREGETILTDYRKMIREYMNVLANERWRISESKTCVMVNGEGIVPEMMTGTISSLIAGSPKNAGKIIILRTGGEENTIKFSSRKSFGCKSEINLSELMKIGAEKFDGVGGGHNAAAGAKITKDKLDGFLNYLEVNVVNMPSSGSTQ; translated from the coding sequence ATGACAAAAACTCTTGATGAGTCTCTTTCATTTTTTAAAGATAAAATTTCAGATTGTATAAAATCAAGAAAATCAATTTCGGTTACAACTCACATTGATTGTGATGGATTAACATCTGGTAGTATTATCACTAAGGCCCTCATAAGGGCAGGTGCAAAATGCACCATTAGAACATCCAAAGAATTTAGTAAAAAAGTTATTGAATCACTAAAAAAAGATTCAAGAGAATTTCATGTGATTACAGATCTTGCAGGTGGTTTTTCAAAAAATTTAGATGAATCGTTAGGAGAAAACTGGATTGTTTTAGATCATCATCAAATTTCAGAAGATGAAAAAGAAAATCAAAATGTGATCAATGCTTGGAAATATGGTATTGATGGAGGTACAGAAATTTGTGCAGGTGGTATGGCATATCTTGCAGCAATGGCATTGGATGATAAAAATACTGATTTATCAGCAATAGCAGTTGTTTCAGCTTTAGGAGACAGGCAAGATCAAGGTGAAAGAAAGTCATTTATTGGAAAAAATTATGAAATTGCAAATATTGCAAAAGAGGAAGGATTAGTGGACATTGATCTTGATTTATTATTAGTTGGAAGAGAAACTAGACCACTTCCTGATGCACTTGCATTTACTTCACAACCGTTTATCGAGGGTCTAACATGGAATAGAGACGCATGTCTTTCACTTTTGAATTCTTCTGGGATTCAACTTAAAGATGGGGGCAGGTGGCGAGTGCCAGCAGAGCTAAATGACGAAGAAAAAAGAACTGTTATTGAAACAATTACAAAATTTACTTCAGGAAAGAATGCAACTGAGATAATGTCTGAATTAATTGGGTATACCTATACATTTCCTAGAGAAGATAAAAGAAGTTTTTTGCGTGATGGAAGAGAGTTTTCTACTATGCTTAATTCATGTGGAAGAATCAGCAGATCAGGAGTAGGAATCGCAGTTTGCATGGGGGATAGAAACAAAATTCTAAGAGAGGGAGAAACAATACTTACAGATTATAGAAAGATGATCAGAGAATACATGAATGTCTTAGCAAACGAGAGATGGAGAATATCAGAAAGCAAAACATGTGTGATGGTAAACGGAGAAGGGATTGTTCCAGAAATGATGACAGGTACCATATCATCACTAATTGCAGGATCTCCAAAAAATGCTGGAAAAATCATAATTTTAAGAACAGGCGGAGAAGAGAACACCATCAAATTTTCATCTAGAAAATCATTTGGTTGTAAATCAGAGATTAATTTAAGCGAGTTAATGAAAATAGGTGCTGAAAAATTTGATGGTGTTGGTGGAGGTCATAATGCCGCCGCCGGTGCAAAAATAACTAAAGACAAATTAGATGGATTTCTAAATTACTTAGAAGTAAATGTCGTTAACATGCCAAGTTCAGGTAGTACTCAATAA
- a CDS encoding hypothetical protein (hypothetical protein Nmar_1507), with product MNTKILLAASLIAVFAIGSFAPVMVAYAQYMGNVGSEGQTGSYTLEEALEIQKRRVDAAKANPASGSGTPYLDASGVVGAAIISAAVFGGIAGAFFLRGRSGKYAAMGRG from the coding sequence ATGAATACAAAAATACTTTTAGCAGCATCCTTAATTGCTGTATTCGCCATTGGTAGCTTTGCACCAGTTATGGTAGCATATGCACAATACATGGGCAACGTTGGTTCAGAAGGACAAACTGGATCATATACCTTAGAAGAAGCTCTTGAGATTCAAAAACGAAGAGTTGACGCAGCAAAAGCAAACCCCGCATCCGGTTCAGGTACTCCTTATCTTGATGCAAGTGGTGTAGTTGGTGCAGCAATTATCTCTGCAGCAGTCTTTGGTGGTATTGCAGGTGCATTCTTCCTTAGAGGAAGATCTGGCAAATACGCAGCAATGGGCAGAGGATAA
- a CDS encoding 30S ribosomal protein S15P codes for MGRLHTHRHGKSHSIRPATLRAPSWITISPKEIEELVVKYAKDGLTPSQIGLKLRDQHSIPLIKPITKKSIGQILEENDLKPEMPEDLDNIVRKAVGLQKHLKSNKGDNRNVRSLELIEAKVHRLSVYYKRIDRIPQNWKYKSVVAQLE; via the coding sequence ATGGGACGATTACACACACATAGACACGGAAAATCACATAGCATAAGACCAGCTACCCTTCGTGCACCATCATGGATCACCATTAGTCCCAAAGAAATCGAAGAATTAGTTGTAAAGTACGCTAAAGATGGTTTAACACCAAGTCAAATTGGATTAAAACTTAGAGATCAACATTCAATTCCACTCATTAAGCCAATTACCAAGAAAAGCATTGGTCAGATATTAGAGGAAAACGATCTTAAACCAGAAATGCCAGAAGACTTGGACAACATAGTACGAAAAGCAGTTGGCCTTCAAAAACATCTAAAGTCAAATAAAGGAGATAACAGAAACGTGAGATCTCTTGAGTTAATTGAGGCCAAAGTGCATAGACTATCAGTATATTACAAAAGAATAGATCGCATTCCTCAAAATTGGAAATATAAATCAGTGGTTGCTCAATTAGAGTAA
- a CDS encoding seryl-tRNA synthetase, translating to MLDPKIIKDNHQMIREMIKARNVEYDFDELIDVDQKRREFIIKTDELRKKKNQIAMEISQKKKAGQDISSTLDEMKNISAELAKLETLQIEIEKKYSSLALSIPNLIHESVPLGKDETANKEIKKWGKIPEFDFKINDHIDISENLDLVDLERAAKVAGARFYYLKNDLVRLNQSLIHYALDFLAEKNYSLIQPPYMINRQSMEGAVIANDFEEVIYKIENEDLYMIGTSEHAMAAMHSDEIIEGKDLPLRYAGVSPCFRKEAGAHGRDQKGIFRVHQFDKIEQFVFTRPDESWDEHEKMLSNAEEFYQKLEIPYKVLLLSSGDMGKVSAKTYDIEAWMAGQNAYREIVSCSNCLDYQARRLKIRFRDKTNEDTQYLHTLNSTLIATSRVLVSIMENFQTKDGHITIPKVLQKYMGKNTI from the coding sequence ATGCTGGATCCAAAAATAATCAAAGATAATCATCAAATGATCAGAGAGATGATCAAAGCAAGAAATGTTGAATATGATTTTGATGAATTGATAGATGTAGATCAAAAAAGAAGAGAGTTTATTATAAAAACGGATGAGTTGAGAAAAAAGAAAAATCAAATAGCAATGGAGATTTCTCAAAAAAAGAAAGCAGGTCAAGACATTTCATCGACTTTAGATGAAATGAAAAATATTTCAGCAGAACTTGCAAAATTAGAAACGCTACAGATTGAAATAGAAAAAAAATATTCAAGTCTGGCACTATCTATTCCAAATCTCATTCATGAGTCTGTACCTCTTGGAAAAGATGAAACTGCCAACAAGGAAATTAAAAAATGGGGTAAAATTCCTGAATTTGATTTTAAGATAAATGATCATATAGATATTTCTGAAAATTTAGATCTTGTAGATCTTGAAAGAGCTGCCAAAGTAGCAGGTGCAAGATTTTATTATTTAAAAAATGATCTAGTGAGGTTGAATCAATCACTTATTCATTATGCATTAGATTTTCTTGCTGAAAAAAATTATTCATTAATCCAACCTCCATACATGATAAATCGTCAATCTATGGAAGGGGCAGTAATTGCCAATGATTTTGAAGAAGTAATATACAAAATTGAAAATGAAGATCTCTACATGATAGGAACATCAGAGCATGCAATGGCAGCAATGCATTCTGATGAGATAATTGAAGGAAAGGATCTTCCTTTAAGATATGCTGGCGTAAGTCCATGTTTTAGAAAAGAAGCTGGGGCACATGGAAGAGATCAAAAAGGAATATTTCGAGTTCATCAATTTGATAAAATCGAACAATTTGTCTTTACACGACCAGATGAATCATGGGATGAACATGAGAAAATGTTATCAAATGCCGAGGAATTTTACCAAAAATTAGAGATCCCATACAAAGTGTTGCTTTTATCATCAGGCGACATGGGAAAAGTTTCTGCAAAAACATATGACATAGAGGCTTGGATGGCAGGCCAAAATGCATATAGAGAAATTGTTTCATGTTCAAATTGTTTAGACTATCAAGCAAGAAGACTAAAGATTAGATTTAGAGACAAGACAAACGAAGATACACAATATTTGCACACATTAAATAGCACATTAATTGCAACATCACGTGTTTTAGTTTCAATAATGGAAAATTTTCAAACTAAAGATGGTCATATTACAATTCCAAAAGTTTTACAAAAATACATGGGCAAAAATACAATTTAG
- a CDS encoding hypothetical protein (hypothetical protein Nmar_1506) — MTPIVGTFLSILSSLTGQLGPNYDPLFYDVMIYIFGTIMFSIFLLGIISFWLRVHGWAYKDNRERWVDELDRHFEREGIGLIPDNGKYW; from the coding sequence ATGACTCCTATCGTAGGAACTTTCCTAAGCATCCTGTCTTCACTTACAGGTCAGTTAGGACCAAACTATGATCCATTATTCTATGATGTAATGATTTACATCTTCGGAACCATAATGTTCTCGATATTCCTTCTTGGAATTATCTCATTTTGGTTACGTGTACACGGATGGGCTTACAAAGACAACCGTGAGAGATGGGTCGATGAATTGGACAGACACTTTGAAAGAGAAGGTATCGGTCTAATTCCAGATAACGGTAAATACTGGTAA
- a CDS encoding hypothetical protein (hypothetical protein Nmar_1510), whose amino-acid sequence MSLTCQVQVVLNNLSKEKAETVKKALEPDNVNFPEGLSLYVENIDNRLVFNFESKENMKKLIGVIDEVLEHVQVALKVIE is encoded by the coding sequence ATGTCGTTAACATGCCAAGTTCAGGTAGTACTCAATAATCTTTCAAAAGAGAAGGCAGAAACTGTAAAAAAAGCATTGGAGCCAGATAATGTGAATTTTCCAGAAGGGTTGAGCCTTTATGTGGAAAATATTGATAATAGACTTGTTTTTAATTTTGAAAGTAAGGAAAACATGAAAAAATTGATTGGTGTTATTGATGAAGTTTTAGAACATGTTCAGGTTGCATTAAAGGTGATTGAATAA
- a CDS encoding 30S ribosomal protein S3Ae: MARRKGRVKDKWREKKWVTVNAPDSFNNVPIAYVPITDDENAVGRVLEVTLYDILKGDPSQHQYKIYFQINKVEGEKATTIFKRYEYSKEFLRSLVRRGSSKINFVIDIKTKDGYVFRIKILALTHRQLNTSRKHALRLIARDVINNTVPQMTIDQFVQATCYSKINSDIMAAFKKVIRVRHVGLEKVKLIRTAEKEIALLEA; the protein is encoded by the coding sequence TTGGCACGTAGAAAAGGACGAGTAAAGGACAAATGGCGAGAAAAGAAATGGGTAACAGTTAACGCCCCAGACTCGTTTAACAATGTTCCAATTGCATATGTTCCAATTACTGATGATGAAAACGCAGTAGGTAGAGTTTTAGAAGTTACATTGTATGATATACTAAAAGGAGATCCATCACAGCATCAATACAAAATTTACTTCCAGATAAACAAAGTCGAAGGAGAAAAAGCTACAACGATTTTTAAAAGATATGAATATTCTAAAGAATTTTTACGAAGTCTAGTTAGACGAGGTTCATCTAAAATAAATTTCGTCATAGATATTAAAACTAAAGACGGTTATGTTTTTAGAATCAAAATACTTGCTCTTACACATAGACAGCTTAACACATCCAGAAAACACGCATTACGATTGATTGCAAGAGATGTAATTAACAACACAGTACCTCAAATGACAATTGATCAATTTGTTCAAGCCACATGTTACAGTAAGATTAACTCAGATATTATGGCTGCATTTAAGAAAGTTATTCGAGTAAGACATGTAGGTCTAGAGAAAGTTAAGCTTATCAGAACCGCAGAAAAAGAAATAGCATTACTTGAAGCTTAA
- a CDS encoding DNA adenine methylase yields MKQQYDQILVSPKPFVKWAGGKRQLIPILNQNIPESFGTYYEPFLGGGALLFNILTGKNGQKCSISDLNSDLVLAYTTIRDKIDALIASLKSHEKNYQKDSQTYYYSIRESNPRSEIEKTSRLIFLNRTCFNGLYRVNSKGKFNVPLGKYSNPNIVNEENLRAVSSILRSNRISINCRDFAAVLRDAKKGDLVYFDPPYQPVSATANFTSYTTKNFTYDDLTRLADLCLKLDSKGCNVLLSNSNSKEVAEIFSKNPWKILKINANRSINSNSKKRTGHFELLIKNY; encoded by the coding sequence GTGAAGCAACAATACGATCAGATTTTAGTATCTCCAAAACCATTTGTAAAATGGGCTGGAGGAAAAAGACAATTAATTCCTATTCTTAATCAAAACATTCCTGAATCTTTTGGTACGTATTACGAACCATTTCTTGGAGGTGGTGCTTTACTATTCAATATTCTTACTGGTAAGAATGGTCAAAAATGTAGCATCTCCGATTTGAATTCTGATCTTGTATTGGCTTACACTACAATTAGAGATAAAATCGATGCTCTGATTGCATCTCTAAAAAGTCATGAGAAAAACTATCAAAAAGATTCTCAGACATACTACTATTCAATCCGCGAAAGTAATCCTAGAAGCGAAATTGAAAAAACATCACGATTAATCTTTTTGAATAGAACTTGTTTTAATGGACTTTATCGAGTAAACAGTAAAGGAAAGTTCAATGTACCGTTAGGCAAATACTCTAATCCAAATATAGTAAATGAAGAAAATCTACGTGCCGTTAGTAGTATCTTAAGATCAAATAGAATTTCAATCAATTGCAGAGATTTTGCTGCAGTATTGCGAGATGCAAAAAAAGGAGATTTAGTATATTTTGATCCTCCATATCAACCGGTAAGTGCTACTGCAAATTTCACAAGTTATACCACCAAAAATTTCACATATGATGATTTGACAAGACTGGCAGATCTTTGTTTGAAATTAGACTCCAAAGGATGTAACGTGTTATTGTCCAATTCTAATTCAAAAGAAGTGGCAGAAATTTTTTCAAAAAATCCTTGGAAAATACTTAAGATAAATGCCAATAGATCAATTAACTCCAATTCTAAAAAAAGAACTGGTCACTTTGAACTATTGATAAAAAATTATTAA
- a CDS encoding ammonia monooxygenase, subunit C (AmoC), translated as MAQMPALIPKEVEIQRLKKIWLIVIAMGSTAASVEVDNFVDGSLHQTSIRDSAFTPAHWWLYSHFITLPLGWAAAAIYDRKVPVLRGPNNSINTGLKMTILGYLATMFTIGVNEMWHFWFVEEIFAVPNHWMFNMGVVVAFMGALAYVVRVYARLVELGAETPGENPYVAEMYKMALEGKLYSRAIP; from the coding sequence ATGGCACAGATGCCCGCATTAATCCCAAAAGAAGTCGAGATCCAGAGACTTAAAAAAATCTGGCTTATCGTCATTGCTATGGGTTCAACTGCAGCATCAGTCGAAGTAGACAACTTCGTTGATGGTTCTTTACATCAGACATCTATCAGAGATAGTGCATTTACACCAGCACACTGGTGGCTATATTCCCATTTCATCACATTACCACTTGGATGGGCAGCAGCAGCAATCTATGATAGAAAAGTACCAGTACTCAGAGGTCCAAATAACTCAATTAACACTGGATTGAAGATGACCATTCTTGGTTACCTTGCAACCATGTTTACAATTGGAGTCAATGAGATGTGGCACTTCTGGTTTGTAGAGGAAATCTTTGCAGTACCAAATCACTGGATGTTTAACATGGGTGTTGTAGTAGCATTCATGGGAGCACTTGCATACGTAGTCAGAGTATATGCTAGACTCGTAGAACTAGGTGCAGAAACTCCAGGTGAGAATCCGTATGTTGCAGAGATGTACAAGATGGCTTTAGAAGGCAAATTGTACAGCAGAGCAATTCCATAG
- a CDS encoding ammonia monooxygenase, subunit A (AmoA) yields the protein MVWLRRCTHYLFIVVVAVNSTLLTINAGDYIFYTDWAWTSFVVFSISQTLMLAVGATYYLTFTGVPGTATYYALIMTVYTWIAKGAWFALGYPYDFIVTPVWLPSAMLLDLAYWATKKNKHSLILFGGVLVGMSLPLFNMVNLITVADPLETAFKYPRPTLPPYMTPIEPQVGKFYNSPVALGAGAGAVLSVTFTALGCKLNTWTYRWMAAWSKWD from the coding sequence ATGGTCTGGCTAAGACGATGTACTCACTACTTATTCATAGTAGTAGTTGCAGTTAACTCTACACTGTTAACAATTAATGCAGGAGACTACATTTTCTATACTGACTGGGCTTGGACATCCTTTGTGGTATTTTCAATATCACAAACATTGATGCTCGCGGTAGGTGCAACATACTACCTGACATTTACAGGTGTTCCAGGAACAGCGACGTATTACGCCCTAATTATGACAGTATACACATGGATAGCAAAAGGTGCATGGTTTGCACTAGGATATCCATATGACTTCATTGTAACACCAGTTTGGTTACCATCAGCAATGTTGCTTGATTTAGCCTATTGGGCCACAAAGAAGAACAAGCACTCCTTGATACTGTTTGGCGGCGTACTAGTAGGAATGTCTTTACCATTATTCAACATGGTAAACCTGATAACAGTAGCAGACCCACTAGAAACGGCATTCAAATACCCAAGACCAACATTACCACCATACATGACACCAATAGAACCTCAAGTAGGTAAATTCTATAACAGTCCAGTAGCACTGGGTGCAGGTGCAGGTGCAGTATTGTCGGTTACATTTACAGCATTAGGTTGTAAATTAAACACTTGGACATACAGATGGATGGCCGCTTGGTCAAAGTGGGACTAA
- a CDS encoding hypothetical protein (hypothetical protein Nmar_1498) translates to MPKAGFKSITVSETVYDKFQDVYQKNKDSLAMKGVNSFSGYVTYMLEEMMQKDKTFARYAPKIEKISVDEDRVVLKDNIKNRIAEVAVQKGELFCQLCEEKDCVHIGFVFSLPDVYEVLNSRGIRPQK, encoded by the coding sequence TTGCCGAAAGCTGGATTCAAATCAATAACTGTTTCAGAAACTGTTTATGATAAATTCCAAGATGTCTATCAGAAAAACAAAGACAGTCTTGCAATGAAAGGTGTCAATAGTTTTTCTGGCTATGTCACTTACATGTTAGAGGAGATGATGCAAAAGGACAAAACCTTTGCAAGATATGCTCCAAAGATTGAAAAGATTTCAGTAGACGAGGATCGTGTGGTTCTAAAAGATAATATCAAAAACAGAATTGCAGAAGTTGCAGTACAAAAAGGCGAGTTGTTTTGTCAACTTTGTGAAGAAAAAGATTGTGTTCATATTGGATTTGTATTTTCATTACCTGACGTATACGAAGTTTTGAATTCTAGGGGAATCAGACCTCAAAAATAA